In Candidatus Babeliales bacterium, the following proteins share a genomic window:
- a CDS encoding Xaa-Pro aminopeptidase yields the protein MAIREKHDAAFFKSRRAQLIQLIREQYPKSADGLVILFGAFESHSIFKQERSFYYLTGIEEPACALLIDLKNDKTTLYVPNFGSERAKWVASTILPAQKDRLGFDDISYLGTQCKGYQCHPFFSNEEYQELIKILNAAVAQKRTIFTLNPNSASAYVEQRFILQRMSTLIPNLPELIMDISPLIASMRRFKNNQELEYLYKAIDVTIDAHAAVARAIAPGKKEYEIQALLEYLFTSRGCSLAFPSIVAGGRNGTVLHYNQNTATLEKGDLVVVDIGAEYNYYNADLTRTFPVSGTFTKRQRELYLIVLETQDYIASLARPGMWVSNKEKPEQSLYHRAVNFLKEKGYEKYFLHGIGHYLGLDVHDVGDYSTPLQKGDVITIEPGIYIPEEGIGIRIEDDYWIIEDGNICLSEDLLKSPDDIELMMAEKIQPEDEPEEELESEQETVESEDGDFDDEEN from the coding sequence ATGGCAATTCGTGAAAAGCATGATGCGGCATTTTTCAAAAGTCGCCGTGCACAATTAATACAACTAATTCGTGAACAGTATCCGAAGTCGGCAGATGGGCTCGTTATTCTTTTTGGTGCGTTTGAGAGTCACTCAATCTTCAAGCAAGAGCGTTCTTTTTATTATCTGACTGGCATTGAAGAGCCTGCATGCGCATTGTTAATTGATCTGAAAAATGATAAAACAACGTTGTACGTTCCAAATTTTGGCAGTGAGCGTGCAAAGTGGGTTGCATCAACTATTTTACCCGCGCAAAAAGATCGACTCGGCTTTGACGATATTTCCTATTTGGGAACCCAGTGCAAAGGATATCAGTGCCATCCGTTTTTCAGTAACGAAGAGTATCAAGAGCTCATAAAAATTTTAAACGCAGCTGTGGCGCAAAAGCGTACGATTTTTACATTGAACCCTAATTCCGCTTCTGCCTACGTTGAGCAACGATTTATTTTGCAGCGTATGAGCACTTTGATTCCAAATTTGCCAGAACTAATAATGGACATTTCTCCATTAATTGCTAGCATGCGCCGCTTCAAGAATAATCAAGAGCTTGAGTATTTGTACAAAGCGATAGACGTAACCATAGATGCGCACGCTGCTGTTGCTCGCGCTATTGCTCCCGGAAAAAAGGAATATGAGATTCAAGCGCTGCTTGAATATTTATTCACGTCGCGCGGATGCTCGCTCGCATTTCCAAGCATCGTGGCTGGAGGAAGGAATGGTACCGTTTTGCATTATAATCAAAATACCGCAACTCTAGAAAAAGGTGATTTAGTCGTCGTCGATATTGGTGCGGAATACAATTATTACAATGCTGACCTAACACGCACATTCCCAGTATCAGGGACGTTTACCAAGCGTCAGCGTGAGCTTTATTTGATCGTGCTTGAAACGCAGGATTATATTGCAAGCTTAGCGCGGCCGGGTATGTGGGTCTCCAATAAAGAGAAACCTGAGCAATCGCTCTATCATCGCGCCGTGAATTTCTTAAAAGAAAAAGGGTATGAGAAATATTTCCTGCATGGTATTGGCCATTATTTAGGGCTCGATGTGCATGATGTTGGTGATTATAGTACGCCGCTTCAAAAGGGAGATGTGATCACTATTGAACCCGGCATCTATATTCCTGAAGAAGGGATTGGCATCCGTATCGAAGATGATTATTGGATCATCGAAGATGGCAATATTTGCTTGAGCGAAGATTTATTAAAATCGCCGGATGATATTGAACTGATGATGGCGGAGAAAATCCAACCTGAGGATGAACCAGAAGAAGAATTGGAATCTGAACAAGAAACTGTTGAATCTGAAGATGGAGATTTTGACGACGAAGAGAATTAA